In Lolium perenne isolate Kyuss_39 chromosome 5, Kyuss_2.0, whole genome shotgun sequence, the sequence AGTAACGAAATTTGAAATTGGAAGATTGGTTAAGAAGGTACTCGATAGGTTGCAATACTGGTTAATCTTGGCAGACTTGTGAACTTGTTTGGTCTTCTTGGAGGAAGGTGAGCGCGATACTGATTGTGTAGGAGGCTAATTTTTCGCCTGAAATTTTATCCAAATCACACTGAATGTAGGAGCAGATGACAGATGAAATAGAAACAAATTATTTGGATAAAATTTTATCCAAATAACACTGATATTGGGTATAAAGAATAGTAGGTACTATCACAGATAGAGGTCAGCAATTGCAATTCAAAGGAACCGAGAGACAATTTTCCTGCAATTATATGCACTGCTGTGTTTGGATGCGTAGAAACTGGGCATGGAATTGGAATTGGGCTCGATTCCGCAAATTCCACCGTTTGGGCTGCGCTCTGAATTGATCTATGGAAAGCGGGGAAGACTTAGGTAGGATCACATCTTAGATAGGATCTATGAGATTAATTTTTTGCAAagacaaaacatgttcaaaaaatttgaaaaaaaatgaCAACACACATCTATGTTATATATGCAATGCCAAAAATTTGCAACTTCAAATTCGACATACACTTAGAGAgacaaaaaagataaatctgggtgtgaatagtgtgaaatactattcaaccagatctgacactattcacatcagaatttgtcttttttgtttctccaaGTGTAGATTAGATTTTGAGCTGAATTTTTTTGGAGTTGTAGATACAACCTATATGCATGTTGctaattattttcagattttttcgcatagcaaaagtatgatttctccaagttgaTCCTATGATCCTACCTAATGGGGAGATCCTATACAAGTCTTCTCCATGGAAAGCCAACGAAATTCCAAGCCCACCCACCTCCCGTGCAAATCGATTGGAAAAAATTCCGAGGGCGAGAGCTCGGAAAGGCACGGAAACAGCCCCTCGTCTCCATCCCCGCGTCCCTCCTGTCTTCCTCCCTGTCTCCCTCCCCCACGCTCCCCTACCATGCTCGCCGGCAGATGGCCGCCGCACCGGCAGGTCGCCGTGCTCGACGCTCCCCCGTCGCGCTTGCCTGCAGTGGACGTCGTCGACGCTCCGCCCCGCTCCGCTCGCCGGCAGGTCGCCGGCGTCGACGCTCCGCCCCGTGCGCACGCCGGCAGGCAGCCCTCCCCGTCTCCCTCCACCAAGCTCCCCCGCCGCGCTCGCCGGCAGATGTCCGCTGCGCTCCGGCCCGCGCGCTCGCCGGCAGGTCGCCGTGCTTGACGCTCCCCCGCCACGCTCGCCTGCAGGTGGCCGGCGTCGATGCTCCGCCCCGCTGCGCTCGCCGGCAGGTCGTCAGCGTCGACGCTCCGCCCCGCGCGCACGCCAGCAGGCAGATGGTCGGCCGGCAGGCGGCCCTCCCCCGATGCTCCAATTCAATTCCACCAAGCTCCCCCGCCGTGCTCGCCGGCAGATGGCCGGCCCGCGCGCTCGCCGGCAGGCGGCCCTCCTAGCAGCTCCGGCCCGCGCGCTCGCCGGCCGGTGGTTGTCCTCGATGCTCCGGTCCGTGCCCACGCCAGCAGGTGGCCATCCTAGCAGCTCCGTTCCAGATTCATCTCAAGTTCAACAAAATATAGATTCCATAGTTTATACATCCAAACAAGATTTGGAATTAGTTATATCTTTTGATTTCAACAACAAATTTCAAAGACATCCAAACAACGGAATTGAATTAGAAGCCAATTCATTTCCATCTCAGATTTGGAATCTTACTCCAATTCAATTCCATGCTAACTTTCtgtgcatccaaacacagcaGCATAGAAATGGGCAAACAACAGCTCAGCATTTCCCATGAAACAATAATCAGGTGGGAAAAGAGAATCTGTAGCACATTAGGTGGAGAGAATGACAAATCCTGTTGCACAAAGTTACAGAGTGGATGTTCCACTAAAGAATGTAGTACTGTAGCTTTATACTCACTTTCCATGATGTTTTCTGAGTACTAGCCTGGCTGCTATTTTCTTCTTCTAGATACATCAATTTGTTTCTATTTCATCTGTGATCTGCTTATGCAAATTTCAAACATACCAGCAGGCGACAATTACACGTTTTAGTTAAATGTAATATGTTGTATTGGTCTTTTAGATTGCCAATGTCCTGTTGTCATGGATATTATGGTTTCGCTACAGTTTTACTTGCTGCAAGCCTACTGCTGAGTCCATGGCATATTAAATGAGGAAATAATTTGGTAGGTGCTGAAAATGACAAGGACTGACTTAACTTTATCTACAGGCTACCACCCAACTTGCTGGCATCAGGATAAGAAGTACTGGTAACAATTGTCTGACCTTCCGAAGCCTCTCAATTATGCAAAAGAAATAACATCATCATGGCCACTGCTGCAGTACATGTGAAGAAAATGTTACATGCTACTCTGCTACAAAATAAAGCCCTCTTTGAAGTGAGTCATGCAACTGTACTGTACATGTTGTAAAACAAAGTGTTCACAATGTAACTGTTACATTATCCGTTGATTTTTTTATTACCTCACAAGCAAGAAAGATTGTTCGTGATGTATGCCTGCTTTAACGAATCATTTCAAAAGTAAAGCAGGGTGTTGGGCTTTTGATTGTTGAGCTGGACATCATGGTGGACAATTTTTCACCATAACTTTTTGTATTCCATGATAAGGAGCTATAAAAGTGCAAATGGTTCACTGTCCAGTTAAGGCGTCAAAGAAATTAGAGAAGTAGTTATATCTGCAGAAGAAAAGGTGATTGGTTATCAAGAAGTTATGTCTGCTGTATATAACCATGGTGATTTTGGCCTTATGCTGTCTCATGCGTGAATCAAGTACCAAATCTCTCCATGGTAATCTACTTAAGCTCTAACCTCTTGCATATAGAATATGGATCCTTTTCTCTTGTTAACTGTGGAGATTTTCCTTTTTACCATGCAATAGGTTTAAGAATGCTGCAGGAAACTAAAGCAATTCTAAACTCCGGTGTAACAACCAAGCTGATTCAGACTTTTCTTTTGTCGTAACTCTGATAATGCATGAGGTGTACTTTCTGGCCCCTTTTTGCTCAATCTAGTGAGATGTTGCATGTTTTCAGTTTTGATGTTTCCGCCTTGTCTTGATATTGCATTTATTTCGCAACAGAGTTAATTTTATGGGATTTTTGAGGTTTTATAAGGGCTATACTCAAAGAAATTTCGACAACCTTTTATTCTGATGCAGATTTATACACAAGAAATTTTATTGTTCATGTTGCTGTTTACTACTCTGCCGACTTGAAAAAACATTGAAATTCAGACTATAAATGTTGAGGAAGTGGAATTCGTGCACAATGGAAATATGGGGGCTGATCTCAACCATGTTAAGTACTCGTGCTCCCTTGGACAAAGCTGAGTCACTTGCATCCAGCGGAGGGAATAGTTTTTTAATTAATGACGCTCATTCGGATCACTGATAAAGCATGTAAGGAGAAAAGAAAGTTTGCTCAAGTGATGTATTTTTTACTATCAGGGTGCTAAGACATGCTCTCTTGGCGAGGCTAGCTACATAGCATTGGCGCACCTAGCTATGCGCCACTGTTATGTCTAATGGAAGGGGCTTGCATCTAGCTGTGGTGCGTCACTGGCGTCTGAGGGAGGAGGCCCACTATGTCCATgaacagcagtggcgcacctctagcCCTGGTGCGCCATTAGTAATGGGCTAGCAGTGGGGCACCATTATCACCATGCGCCACTGCTAACTATGTTGTGGCTAGCTGTTTTTAGAGATATTGCTGAGAttatctcttagctaagagaagataaacctttttttttctctcttcaTTTATCCTAGATGACATTGCTAACAACAACTCTACAATATCCCGTAAATCCACCAAAACCGTAATAATCGCTTCTTCACTGTTCTTGTTCGGTTCCGCACACCGATCAGATGCCTTACACCGACGTGAACCTAAAAAGAGTACAACTGTGAAGACACGGTTTGCATGGTCGAATCGAGTAAAAACTCTATTTGCGCGGGAAAATGGCGCGCTAAAATCTCGGAGTCCTCTCCCCACGTTATCTTCTTTCGTGTACTTCTTCCGTGTAGCCTCTCTCCACCGCCACACTGCCACCATCTATTTCGGCCGCATCTCCCACGCCGTCACCATCTGGCCGTCACCATATGCGAGTTTCCGTGCTTCGTCGCATCAGGCGCTAGATCGAATTAACCATGTGGACCCTTGTTTCGATCGCGGCGGAAAAATCTGATGGCAGCTGCCCTATGCCGCGGAGGCCCGCTTCGGTGGCGCGGTCGATGCATCGAGACCGCCATGATAACTCATCGATTTTGATCTTGGATTTAATTTTCCGAGCTCCGTTTGCGTCGCGTGGTCCGATTTTGGCATTGGATTTGTCGTAGATGTCTTTGTCATTGACATACGAGTTCCTTTTCGAGGATTCTTCGTTGTCGGACGATTCAGATCTCGACGAACTACTAAACGACGACAACAACGAGCATATGATCCTCGTCCTCGTCGCGAAGGAGCTCCAAGACAGAGTCAACCTCAAGAGTCGGCGCGGATAGATGGCTGGCCGAGTTTGCATCCCGCGGAACTATGCGCTTGGGCACGCCCGCACTCATGCAAGACTATTTCGCCGAGGTACCGACATATCCGCCGCATATTTTTCATAGAAGGTACCGGATGCGCAGTGGCTTGTTTGTTGAGATTGTCAAAACTTGCGAGAGTAATTCTCGCTATTTTAGTCAACGTAGAAGCGCTGCCGGCGCCATGGGATTCAACCCCTTTCAAAAAATCTCCGCAGCTATGCGAGTGCTCGCGTATGGCATCCCGGCGAATTATACCGATGAATGTCTTTGCACTGGCAAAGATACAACGATTGAAGTCGTCTGAATGTTCGCCACGGTCATGATCCGGGTGTTTGGTCCTGTGTATTTTTGATCTCCAAACGAGGAAGATACACAAAGATTGATGGCGATCAACAAGAAGAGAGTGTGGCCGGGCATGCTAAAGAGTGTATATTGTATGCATTGGAGGTGGAAGAACTACCCCAAAGCATGTCATGGAAAATATTGTGGTAATAGTCGAGATGCCACCATTGTGCTTGAGTATTGGATGATTTGTGGATTTGGCATTGCTTCTTTGGATTGCCGGGATAACTTCATGACATCAATGTCTTACATAGATACCATTTGGTTGCTAGATTAGCTAGGGAAGATGCTCCTGCTTGCAACTATATCGTCAATGGGCATGACTACAACAACATCaataacaacaaccaagcctttcagtcccaaacaagttagggtaggctagagttgaaacccataagatctcgaagccaagtcatggttccggaacgctagctaacttccacgcaccctTGTCCATGGCTAAATATTTGTCGATATTtcaaaccttcaggtctctcttaacgaacttctcccatgtcaagtttggtctaccacgacccctcttaatATTCTACCACCATGGGATATTATCTTGTTGATGGCATCTACCCGGCTTGGGTAACATTTGTGAAAACTATCCAAAATCCTCAAACAAAGAAATAAGCTTAGTTTACCAAGGCACGAGACGCATGCCGAAAGGACATTGAAAGATCTTTTGGGGTTTTGCAAGATAAGTTTGCCATTGACCGGGATCCAGCTGGTTTTTGGGACAAGAAAACCCTCAATAACATCATGAAATGTGTGTcattcttcacaacatgatcatcgaagaTGAGAGAGGTTTAGATTTGAAGTTCTTCTTTGATAATGTTGGTTCCCGTGTACAACCTCAAAGAAACCTTGATGGCATTGAAACTTTTCTTCGGATGTATCGGCAGATTGAAGATGCAAACGCTCATACCTAGCCCAACCTTGATCTCATCTTGGCAGTGGTGTCCCCTTCGTTTCATTCAATTTTATCACATTTCCTAATTATTTGTGTGTGCGATGAATAATTATTTATCCCTAGAACCATTCATTATTTGTTTCATTATTTGATTTGAACATTTATAGGAGTAATGTGATTTAAAGATTATTGTAATTTGAATGATTATTGTGTGCTGTGATGTTTTCAAGTTGATTGTAAACTGTCAAAACTGTTCACTGGCCTCGCTTCTGTAGCCGAACGACGCTCCCACACCCAGGCTCCATGCCGCGGGCGCCCCCGCTTCCCGCGCTGCTCACCGGCCTCGCCCACCGCGTGACATCCCCAGCGGCGGCGAGGCAGCTCCACGCGCAgctcctcctccgcggcctccCGCTCCCCGCCCGCGCCGCCGTCACCCTCATCGCCGCCTCCTCCTGCCCACGCTACGCCTGCGCCGTCTTCCACAGCGTCCCGGCCGCCTCCGCAAACGTCTACCTCTGGACGGCCACCATCTCCTCCTACGCGAAGCACGCCTCCCCGGCGCTCGCGGCCGAGGCGTTCGCGCTCTTCCGCCTCATGCTCCGCTCGGGCCCGCCGCCGAACGCCTTCACCCTCACCTCCCTCCTCAAGTCCCTGTCCCCCCTCCGAGCGGTACACGAGGTGCGCCAGGCGCATGCCTTCCTCCTAAAGTCCGCGCTGGGCTCCTCCGTGCACGTCGGCGCGGCATTGCTCGATTCCTATGGAACTCTTGGCCAGGCGCACGATGCACGGACCATGTTCGACGAAATCCCCACAAAAAACGTGGTTGTCGGCAACTCCATGGTATCATGCTACGTCAGAGGAGGGCAACTGGAGGCTGCGCGGGAGGTGTTCGACGGGATGGCGGAGAGGGACGCGATCTCGTGGAACACGCTCATGTCAGGGTACCTGCGGCGGGGCGACGCCGATGCCGCGAGGGCTCTGTTCGACGAGATGCCGCGGAGAAACGTGAACAGCTGGAACATGATGATCGCCGCGTGCTCGGGAGCCGGGCTGTGGGGTGACTCCGTAGGGGCGTTCAATCGGATGCGGCTCGTGGGTTTCCAGCCTGACGCCGCGACGATGGCGGTGCTGATGTCCGCGTGTGCGCAGCTTGGTTTCATGTCGGTTGCAAAGCAAGTGCACGGACTCTTGCGGAAGGGCTGTGTCGAGATGAACTGCCACGTGCGGAACTCTTTGGTTGACATGATTGCCAAGTGTGGCTGCATTGGTGAAGCTCGTTCCTTGTTTGCCGAGACGCGTCCGAAGGATGTCGTGTCTTACAATGTGATGGTCTGTGCTCTTGCGCAACATGGACATGGCAAAGATGCTCTGAAGCTTTTTAACAAGATGACTGCAGAGGAAGGGATGCAGCCTGATGCAGTCACATTTCTCGGTGTCTTGTCAGCTTGTGCTCATGCGGGGCTTGTGGACGATGGTGAACACTATTTTCAGTCCATGGGAACTACGTATGCAATTCAGAAATCTGCAGACCACTATGCTTGCATGGTGGATCTCTATGGCCGAGCCGGGTTGATTGAAGAAGCACACCGCTTTGTGAAGGTAATGCCAGTGAAGCCACATGCAGGTGTATGGGGAGCATTGCTCAATGCCTGCCGTAAGCATTGCAACGTTGATGTAGGTGACATCGCCGCAAGAGAACTCGTCAGGATAGAACCGTTGAATCCGGGCAACTACATTCTCCATGCCAATACACTAGCTCGAAGTCAGCGATGGGATGCTGTTGAGGACGTACGGCGGTTGATGAGGGGAAATATTAATGAAAAAAATACAGGGTTCAGCTGGGTTGAAGTGGACACTGTTGTTCATGAGTTCTTGGCGGGGGATTTTAGCCATCCCAGTTTTGATCAAATTTACAATATCCTGGACCATCTGTATCTCCAACTGACTTGAGATTGTTTATGCTTGAAGGAGTGGAGAGGTCGTTGTTTCTTCTCACTGCTAAATGTCATTAGCGGCAGGATATCACATGTGTCCTCAAGTTTGTATCCAACTAACCATGCACTTCAACAAGAAGAGGTGTATGTGAAGGCGAAAGCTACACCTGAAGTGGAACCTCCAAGCGGTGCTATCTCAACTCTCAAGGATGGTTTGTTCCATAATGTTGACAGAAATACAGCAACTTAAAAATGTGCCAAACTAACCCATGCTGTACCATACTTAGACAAAATATTAAGGTATGGTTTTTTACTTTAAGTGTTCTATACAAGTGTATATATCCACACAAAATATAATAATGGTAGGATTACTACATGAGAGGTGACGCAATATTGCAGAATGATTGTTAAATAGATATATGTACTGTATGCAGGATaggacttgcactcttttgcttcTTAACTGCTCTTGTGATGAGGAGGTTTGATTTTGGATTACTGGCTTTGCACATATCGACATCTGTGCACCGATTAGATCGCATAGAAAGCTGCTGAATCTTGGCTGGAGGCAGGATAAATGCGTGAAAGTAACTGTAACTCAAATTCAGTGATATGTTCAGAGTTTTACTGGTAATGTTTCTTAACTTTTGCAATTCATTTCCTACCATTTTTTGTATTCATGTCTAGCCTTAATGGCACATGTAACCCCTTAGGTCTTGTACGTATTACTACCAACTTTTTTTTTTCTAGATTTTCATTAATTGCTGAATACACAGCTGATGTCATGTGGGTCCGCTACTATCTGCATCGCGCCTGAGCACAGGAGGGGATGACAACATTAGAGGCTTCGGGATAAGCCTCCCTGTCCCATAAACCATCTTATTTGATGATTAACTTTGTAAAGATACAACTTTGTAAAGATTCCTAATTAGTCCTGAGACTTCCAAACCAGGTAGGTAGTTCGGACTTATTTAACAGATATTTACAGTCTgtaacttaagatttcaatgtcaATAGTCTTGGGAAAGTCAAACAAACTTTAGCCTGAACAGGTAATAACGAAGTGAACATATAACGGAGGCTTGTTGTGTGATTGTAGCATATGCACACAACTAATAATGCTGTCATCCCATATATTTATTGCCCGAGAACACTGTTAGTTGTCTTTTttgaaaacaatgtatatgatacTTGTGTATGTGCTGATCTTGGTTTTATCATTTTAAAAGCTGCTTTATGTGTTTCTTGAATCTTGACTAGTTAGTTTCGATTGCAGAAACGTGATTCTTTTGAAGTGTATTACAACTGGTATAAGGTCGTTTCTAATTCTATTGTAGCAAATGGACATGTGACAATAATTTGTTGTCATTACATGCAAACTACTAGCAATGCTTGcataattgcttgatgttttagcTCTACTGTGAAGCCAGTGTCTTGATTGCTCAACGCAATGTTCTGATCTGAGAATTTTCTTATTTTCAGGTCTGCCATGGAATATTCCGATGAGTCCAAGCGATACAGGTATTGTTAACTATTGTGAGAAGGTTTACATGTACCTGAAGTTTGGCAAGCTTGTTGCTAGGGTATGCACTGACAGGTTTAAATGCCTGTTTTACCCCGGGAAGAAGAAACAGGACTACCGCGCTGCAAAGGTGAAGGCAAACCACCAGGACCTGGCTAATCTTCTCAAGACTGATCATGCTGATGCAGCAGGATCATTGTCCGCGCGACAAGTCGATGCACTGATTAATCCTCTTAAGCCCGTGCAAGAACAAGAACTGTTTATTTGGCCTGGATGGACATCCTTTCCAATGTGCCAGCGGAGCAAACAGAGATAGGTGGAGCCACTCTAATGCAGCTGCTAGCTGATTTCAGACCCCCGTGTTTTAATGTTGCGCATTGTATCAAAGGGTACACTGGCTTTGCGGTCGTCTGTTTCGAGAAGGATTGGATTGGGTTTAAATGCCTACAAATGACGTCATTTGGTTGAAGTGGATTGGAATCAGGTGATTGACATGGAAAGTACATTTTTTGTTAGCTGGCAAGAGACGAGGATTAGAATGCCAATGATCCAGTTTGTTGGTTCTTGTCAGAAAATGGTGAGCTAAAGACAATGTTTGGACTGCAACTTGAACGTCCGGAAGACTGAGACTCTCATAACTAATTTGACAAACCAGATTAGTGCTAAGAGCAAGTATTTACTGTAACTTGAGTGCAAGTGTAATCAGATGGATCTTGGTTTTTAGAGGGCCATAGAAGACGGTAACTGGCTGCACCAACGCTACAATGAATGTACCCTCATGGAGCTGCACTAATGGAAAAGTCTCATGCTGTAGCTGTATGGATGATTATACTCTTTTACATTGCCACCATGATCATTTCTACTTTTTAATTTTGTCTTTTTCTGCAGAAATGGGAAATATACAGTGTTGGCCGTGAACATGTTGAAGGGGTGGAGGACTGTCTTCCGCATGGTGAATTCGTTATAATAATAGAGTTGTTTCTTTCCACCCTTTCAACCCAGCAATGTGACATAGTAGGGCAGTTTTTTTGCTCAACTTGAGCAGTTTCTTGAAAACTTGCTTCAAGTATGAAACTTTGGGTATTCAGAGCCCTCTACAACATAGATGCTTACGTGGATGGTGTGTTGATGGGTACGCTCGAATAGTGAATTTGGTGGCAGTTCCTTGGAAGGTTAGTTCTTGTAGATGGTGGGTCGAGATGCCTGTTCACCGTTTAGCTTCATGTTCCTCCCTCATTCACTGGATCAGCTTTGCTCCGCCTCGCCCATTGTTGCTCTGTTATGATGGTTGCCCGAGTGTGCCAAGGGTCCGAGGAACGTGTCGTGTGCATGATATCTTAAGGAGCGAGGATATGTGTTTTGAGAGTTAAGTCTCGAGAACATGTTATTTGCACGCCAATTTTTAGAGTTGTGTTTGCTATTTCAATCGTCAATACAATGTAGTTCTGATAGCTACACTCCTCAGTTCTGGCACCGCCCCTTTGTGCGCAGCTACCCTCCTTCGAATGGTCTCCTTCCTATAATGGTCGTGTCCTTCTTGTTAATTTTTTCTACAAAGGTAACATTAATATCTAACATATACCAATTACACTATGCAATAACATAATAGCAAGAACTAGTCGAGATATTAAGGATACACGGTCAAAAGATactaaaagaaaaaaagaaaacatgGCCATGCCAGAATGATGAGCAACTCGCGGAAGAAGAAACTCTCCTGCAATGCACTTATCATAAGGCTATCAGCCACACATGCACGGTTTCACCGTAAATTCACGCATGTTGAAGTTGTACTCATACTCAACCCTAACCGACTAGGAATCCTAAACAAAACCACTTTAGCCCACAACATGGCTTGGAACATAGTAAAATGTTTCGGAGTTCCTTAACCTAGTAATTATTGTCACAACCTTAAACTTGTTGTTACATATCACATGTTGCCCCAGCGTGCCATACCTTTAATGGAACTCTACGATGGCATGTCCAaggtgcaagcaatggtggagcaatatgatgagaaaagtttccgaaACTTGACTATAATGAGAGGGAAAGACAAGCCTTTTGCATGTTAACAACGCATCATTACATCATTTGAGAAACAAATCAAATATCACAAATTGGAGAGGAGTTGGTATACTCAGTGGATGATGGGGGTGTGGTATTCCCTAGCCAAGAATGTTCAACTGGAATCACAAATGTAGCAGAGCAACATAACAAAGCAGATAATTCGAGTAACAAACGGGGATAATTATTTTATGAAACAACAAAGCAACATAAAGCAGAAGGAGAATGGTAAGCATGTGCAACAAGATTTTTTTTTGATTCAGATTTTTATTATGGTAAATGAGAGTGAAGAGCAAAAAATAGAGAAGATGAAGAGCTGAGCTAGAGGACAGAGGTTGATAGACATGAAAAGGaagatggtagatctaatgttgcatTGTGAAGGTGACCCAGAAGATTTTTTTTATGACTTATATGGATTTTGATCATGACTTCTTTAAGAAGCCAATATACCCGTAAACGTATGATTCAGTTATATACCCAGTGCGGGTTGGGACCAAGTAGAGGAAATGGCAATTTGGGATGCCGCAACCCAATTCAATATCCGAATAGGTACAATTACTTGTGGCAACTGTTAGCCTGTTTGCCCTATGTGGCGACAATTTATCCACCATCCTTTATTCCGATCTCCAAATACCCGAGGATTCGTGCATTGGGGCAGAGCAACTGTTCAATTTTTTGATGAAAAAATACTGTATATTCGAATATACCTGATTTTTGAAATAAATATAGCAATCGTATAGCTATACATGCCTTCAACAACGACCCAAATAAAATATCGCAATCGTTTGCCGGGCAAAATAATTGCAATCATTAAAGCTTTGCGTGTACTCTTTCAGCCGGTTTCGAGTACGCCATCCCTATCCGCCAAAGCCTCGTCTCATCGTGATCTCAATCCGTTTGTCCACTTCAGTTTTTCTATACAAAAATAATTAAATAGGAAAACCCTCGCTGCACCCGCCGCTCTATTGTTTCTCTCTGCACTGCACATTCCTCTGCTTCAGTCTTCAGTCTTCAGGCCATGCCCGCCTCGCCGTCGCCCCCGCGGCTTCGGGCCCTCCGGCGCCCCCtcttcctccccctcctcctcctcctcgtctgtcACCTCACCGCCTCAGCATCAGCGGCGGGGGAGCTGAGGCAGGTGGTTGGGAGCGGGGCGGATGATGGGCCCTTCTTCGAGCCGTTCAACGTGACCTACGACCATCGCGCGGTGCGCATCGGCGGGCAGCGGCGGATGCTCGTCTCCGCGGGAGTACACTACCCGCGCGCCACGCCCGACGTAAGTGACGATGCCGTCTGCACCTTGTGCAAGGGGGGGGGGACATTGGTGGCAGCCGCCTGAGGCCGGCGGAACTGGTTGGAATTGGTGCGGCGGAAATGTAGGATTTTTGTGCGGCTTGATCTGCGCGGTGGTTGGGGCCACTGCGATTGAGCAGGGACGAagatagttgctgttttctgggcCTCTTTGGAGATGCGGGTTTTTTTGGTTAGTTGGTGGGACTGAATTGGAGTTGATActggtgtgcatgcgcgcatgaatAGATTTTAACATTAGCGTTTAGTTGGTGTGAGAACGAGTTCAGTTATCCTTTTGACTATGGACACCAGACTTGGGGTAGTTTACTTGTTCTTTGAATAGCTGGGAGCTGAATGAATGGCTTAAAACGTATCTGatggtaatcgttaactgctgaGCGACAGACTGGGATTCAAAGAAATAAGATGTTGCATTGGCATCGTCGTTCTTTGCCCAGGATTACGCGGTGTTTGTATTGCTTATAGCTCTCACTAACCTCTTGCAAACTATGCCAGATGTGGCCGAGTATAATTGCAAAGTGCAAGGAAGGTGGTGCAGATGTGATCGAGACATATATCTTCTGGAACGGGCATGAACCAGCCAAAGGTCAGGTAATGTAGTTGCCCTTCTAGTTACTTTAGTCGGTGCAATATTTTACCCCTGAGTGGTAACTTATGCATCTTCCATTTTTCCCAGTATTACTTCGAAGAAAGATTTGAT encodes:
- the LOC127299539 gene encoding pentatricopeptide repeat-containing protein At5g66520-like, producing MPRAPPLPALLTGLAHRVTSPAAARQLHAQLLLRGLPLPARAAVTLIAASSCPRYACAVFHSVPAASANVYLWTATISSYAKHASPALAAEAFALFRLMLRSGPPPNAFTLTSLLKSLSPLRAVHEVRQAHAFLLKSALGSSVHVGAALLDSYGTLGQAHDARTMFDEIPTKNVVVGNSMVSCYVRGGQLEAAREVFDGMAERDAISWNTLMSGYLRRGDADAARALFDEMPRRNVNSWNMMIAACSGAGLWGDSVGAFNRMRLVGFQPDAATMAVLMSACAQLGFMSVAKQVHGLLRKGCVEMNCHVRNSLVDMIAKCGCIGEARSLFAETRPKDVVSYNVMVCALAQHGHGKDALKLFNKMTAEEGMQPDAVTFLGVLSACAHAGLVDDGEHYFQSMGTTYAIQKSADHYACMVDLYGRAGLIEEAHRFVKVMPVKPHAGVWGALLNACRKHCNVDVGDIAARELVRIEPLNPGNYILHANTLARSQRWDAVEDVRRLMRGNINEKNTGFSWVEVDTVVHEFLAGDFSHPSFDQIYNILDHLYLQLT